The Apostichopus japonicus isolate 1M-3 chromosome 6, ASM3797524v1, whole genome shotgun sequence genome contains a region encoding:
- the LOC139969094 gene encoding methylthioribose kinase-like codes for MDCFRLQERLKALNDLPDNLQFLHDDELDITEVGDGNLNDVIRISSKSDLSKSVILKYAPPFVKCLGPEYPLNTARNQLEFRALGKFHELCPGLVPHPLYCHQSECLLIMEDLVGYNDMRREVLKGVLEMGTIRDIADFTLKLHKNSHRKRLSSEAFTDMINDFKNDEMVDLTDQYFFTKPWKQDDPTNRSSEEVKGLHPLIYENKLLLQNVNELREKFLNQQDCLLHGDLHTGSVMTKGQHAKIIDPEFAFIGPAGFDIGMLLANYLFSYHAHRCYPQEDAVGFHNTVKMVILETIEYYFYGMSAWLDNSECMSLIRETVGFAGCELIRRIIGTAHVLGFEDKPKAEVACIHLGIKLTTRYKEVTTTDAFITLLELD; via the exons ATGGATTGCTTCAGACTTCAAGAGAGACTAAAAGCATTGAATGATTTACCGGACAATTTGCAG TTTTTGCATGACGACGAGCTAGATATTACAGAAGTGGGAGATGGAAACTTAAATGACGTCATTCGCATAAGTAGCAAATCAGACTTGTCCAAGTCGGTGATTCTGAAATATGCTCCTCCTTTTGTTAAG tgtCTTGGACCTGAATATCCTCTAAACACCGCAAGAAATCAACTCGAATTCAGAGCTTTGGGGAAATTTCATGAACTATGCCCAGGATTGGTTCCTCATCCGTTGTATTGCCATCAAAGTGAATGTCTAC TTATAATGGAAGACTTGGTAGGCTACAACGATATGAGAAGAGAAGTATTGAAAGGAGTCTTAGAGATGGGAACAATACGAGATATCGCCGACTTTACCCTGAAATTACACAAAAACAGTCATAGAAAGAGACTTTCAAGCGAAGCTTTTACCGATATGATCAATGATTTCAA gaaTGACGAAATGGTAGATCTAACCGATCAGTACTTTTTCACGAAACCATGGAAACAGGACGATCCGACCAATAGATCGTcagaagaggtcaaaggtctccATCCATTGATTTATGAGAATAAACTTCTACTTCAAAACGTGAATGAACTCCGGGAAAAGTTCCTAAACCAACAAGATTGTTTATTACATGGTGATCTACATACGGGTTCTGTAATGACTAAAGGGCAACATGCTAAG ATCATTGATCCAGAGTTCGCATTCATCGGCCCAGCGGGATTTGATATCGGGATGTTACTAGCAAATTATCTTTTCTCCTACCACGCACATCGATGTTACCCACAAGAAGATGCTGTTGGATTTCATAATACCGTCAAAATGGTTATTTTGGAGACAA TTGAATATTACTTTTATGGGATGTCAGCCTGGCTAGACAACAGTGAGTGTATGTCCTTGATCCGTGAAACTGTCGGATTTGCCGGATGCGAACTTATCAGAAG AATCATCGGGACAGCTCACGTTTTGGGTTTTGAAGATAAACCCAAAGCAGAGGTTGCATGTATCCATCTCGGTATTAAGCTAACAACTCGATACAAGGAAGTCACGACAACAGATGCATTTATTACCCTGTTAGAACTCGACTAA